From Chryseobacterium gallinarum, one genomic window encodes:
- a CDS encoding bifunctional ADP-dependent NAD(P)H-hydrate dehydratase/NAD(P)H-hydrate epimerase: protein MKVFTAEQIRNWDQFTISQEPVSSVQLMERASMEAAHWISENAKNTRKMALFCGNGSNGGDGLAIARMLYMKGFDVDVFVNDPKGKFSEDALLNLKRLRDISGITVRKFSEMPQYGFDDKTIIIDALLGTGLSRPLEGIYKMLVEELNEKKNTRISIDVPSGLSADMMFDNSTTVLKADYTLSFQCWKRSFLHPETGKYTGKVVVLDIGLSEKYKTITDTPYFVIDDLLIESVFKPRSDFSHKGNYGKMGIIGGSYGKIGAAVLATRSALKAGAGLTFTIAPQCGYEILQTTCPEAMFIEGGENYVNDFSEVEGMTLGIGPGLGTHEETEAGLIKLLKDNRMPLVLDADALNIISKKQKNIRLIPEKTIITPHPKEFERLFGSTENSYQRLELAKEKAKELRVYIVLKDHHTQIITPQGNVFYNITGNAGLAKGGSGDILTGILTSLLAQGYSEEETCILGVWLHGKAADYASEKHSKESMLPTDVIDELGAVFIELNNKKFL, encoded by the coding sequence ATGAAAGTTTTTACTGCAGAACAAATACGCAACTGGGATCAGTTTACCATTTCCCAGGAACCTGTCTCTTCCGTTCAGCTGATGGAAAGAGCCTCTATGGAAGCTGCCCACTGGATTTCTGAAAATGCCAAGAACACAAGGAAAATGGCCCTGTTCTGTGGGAACGGCAGTAATGGCGGAGATGGACTGGCTATTGCGAGAATGCTTTACATGAAAGGATTTGATGTAGATGTATTTGTAAACGATCCTAAAGGGAAGTTTTCTGAAGATGCATTGCTGAATCTTAAAAGGCTTCGTGACATCTCAGGAATTACTGTTAGAAAATTCAGTGAGATGCCTCAATATGGTTTTGATGATAAAACGATTATCATTGACGCGTTGTTGGGGACAGGATTGTCAAGACCCTTGGAAGGAATATATAAAATGCTTGTTGAGGAACTAAACGAAAAGAAAAATACCAGGATATCAATAGATGTTCCCTCCGGATTATCTGCCGATATGATGTTTGATAATAGCACAACAGTCCTGAAAGCAGATTATACTTTAAGTTTTCAGTGTTGGAAAAGAAGTTTTCTTCATCCTGAAACAGGAAAATATACCGGAAAAGTTGTGGTTTTAGATATTGGATTAAGCGAAAAATATAAAACTATTACAGATACTCCTTATTTTGTAATTGATGATCTGCTTATAGAATCTGTTTTTAAACCCAGATCCGATTTTTCCCATAAAGGAAATTATGGGAAGATGGGAATTATCGGGGGAAGCTACGGGAAAATTGGAGCAGCTGTGCTCGCTACCCGGTCAGCCCTGAAAGCCGGAGCGGGATTGACATTCACTATAGCTCCACAATGCGGGTATGAAATATTACAGACTACATGTCCTGAAGCAATGTTTATCGAAGGAGGTGAGAATTATGTAAATGATTTTAGTGAAGTTGAAGGAATGACCTTGGGAATTGGACCGGGCTTAGGAACCCATGAAGAAACAGAAGCCGGTCTCATCAAACTCCTGAAAGATAATCGGATGCCCCTGGTACTGGATGCAGATGCGCTGAATATTATTTCAAAAAAACAGAAAAATATCCGGCTGATCCCTGAAAAGACAATAATCACTCCACATCCCAAAGAATTTGAAAGATTGTTTGGAAGTACAGAAAATTCTTATCAACGGCTGGAACTTGCAAAAGAAAAAGCAAAGGAACTTCGTGTCTATATTGTTCTCAAAGATCATCATACACAGATTATTACCCCGCAGGGAAATGTTTTTTATAACATTACCGGAAATGCAGGGCTGGCAAAAGGCGGAAGCGGAGATATCCTTACCGGGATTCTGACCTCACTTTTAGCACAAGGATATTCTGAGGAGGAAACCTGTATTTTAGGCGTCTGGCTGCATGGAAAGGCTGCTGATTATGCTTCAGAAAAGCACTCAAAAGAATCAATGCTTCCCACGGATGTAATAGATGAGCTTGGCGCTGTTTTTATAGAGCTTAATAATAAAAAATTCCTGTGA
- the lgt gene encoding prolipoprotein diacylglyceryl transferase — MKTPFKIWDPSKGIQLGPITLHFYSLMFVFAFGFGYIVMTRIFKIDNVNQKYLEPLFTWTLIGTILGARLGHVIFYQPELFKEDFWSVFLPISTKNGLKFTGFSGLASHGATIALIFTTLYYSFKIIKKNPFWVYDRLGIVVALGGTFVRMGNFFNSEIVGKPADPNSPFALLFPQQSSEYGLTVPRYPSQLFEAIGYILLFILLWVLYRKTDKKYQQGWLFGLFFIILWAIRFFVEFLKEPQGDEFIQIGGLNTGQVLSIPFMIAGVIIMIISKKFRITQAENEKPE, encoded by the coding sequence CTGAAAACCCCTTTTAAAATCTGGGATCCTTCAAAAGGAATTCAGCTGGGACCCATCACCCTGCACTTTTACAGTTTGATGTTTGTTTTTGCTTTTGGCTTTGGTTATATTGTAATGACCAGAATCTTTAAAATCGATAATGTCAACCAGAAATATCTGGAACCACTTTTTACATGGACTTTAATAGGAACTATCCTTGGAGCAAGATTGGGTCACGTTATCTTTTACCAGCCGGAATTGTTTAAAGAAGATTTCTGGAGTGTATTTTTACCCATCAGTACAAAAAACGGATTAAAGTTTACAGGATTTTCAGGACTGGCAAGCCACGGAGCTACTATCGCATTAATTTTCACTACCTTATACTATTCTTTTAAAATCATTAAGAAAAATCCGTTCTGGGTATATGACAGATTAGGTATCGTGGTAGCTTTGGGAGGTACATTTGTGAGAATGGGGAACTTTTTCAATTCCGAAATTGTAGGGAAACCGGCAGATCCTAATTCTCCTTTCGCTTTACTTTTCCCACAACAAAGCAGTGAATACGGACTTACAGTACCGCGCTACCCGAGCCAGCTGTTTGAAGCTATAGGCTACATCCTTCTTTTCATTTTATTATGGGTTTTATATAGAAAAACAGATAAAAAATACCAGCAGGGATGGTTATTCGGATTGTTTTTCATTATCCTTTGGGCGATCAGATTCTTTGTAGAATTCCTGAAAGAACCTCAGGGTGATGAGTTTATTCAAATCGGAGGCTTAAATACCGGACAGGTTCTCTCTATACCGTTTATGATTGCCGGAGTGATCATTATGATTATTTCAAAGAAATTCAGAATTACCCAGGCAGAAAACGAAAAACCTGAATAA
- the yidD gene encoding membrane protein insertion efficiency factor YidD, with protein sequence MKLTFNKIITFPLVILIKFYQWFISPLLPKNCRYEPTCSHYMLEALRVHGIFKGFWLGVKRILRCHPWGGSGYDPVPHHHKKQ encoded by the coding sequence TTGAAACTTACATTCAATAAAATCATCACATTCCCGTTGGTAATTTTGATCAAATTTTACCAGTGGTTCATCTCGCCGTTACTTCCTAAAAACTGCCGCTACGAACCTACCTGCTCACATTATATGCTGGAAGCGCTTCGCGTCCATGGTATATTTAAAGGGTTCTGGCTGGGAGTTAAAAGAATTTTGAGATGTCACCCATGGGGCGGAAGCGGATATGATCCGGTGCCTCATCATCATAAAAAGCAATAA
- a CDS encoding replication-associated recombination protein A, with the protein MNQNIPLAEKLRPKTLDDVLGQEHLTGEKGTIRKMIENNTLNSLIFWGPPGTGKTTLAEIISEKSGRKFYKLSAVSSGVKDVRDVIEDARKQNLFSGKSPILFIDEIHRFNKSQQDSLLHAVEKGWIVLIGATTENPSFEVVSALLSRSQVYVLKALSYEKLEELIDIASERYNKEEGTDFKILEKEALIQYSGGDARKLINSVELVLNQYKDSKSKEIINTDVLEVLQETMALYDKNGEQHYDIISAFIKSMRGSDPNGAVYWLARMIAGGEDIKFIARRMLILAAEDIGLANPNALVIANNCFQAVNVIGNPEARIILSETAVYLAVSPKSNSTYMAINEALALVKRTGNLPVPLHLRNAPTKLMKDLDYGKEYKYAHSYEGNFVDQDFLPAEIKDVKLYEPGNNSTEKKIYEELRKKWNNKY; encoded by the coding sequence TTGAATCAAAATATTCCATTAGCTGAAAAATTAAGACCTAAAACACTGGATGATGTGCTGGGGCAGGAGCATCTTACCGGAGAGAAAGGGACGATCAGGAAAATGATCGAAAACAACACCCTGAACTCCCTGATCTTCTGGGGGCCTCCGGGAACAGGAAAAACAACATTAGCGGAAATTATTTCGGAGAAATCGGGTAGGAAATTTTATAAACTTTCCGCAGTTTCCTCCGGAGTGAAAGATGTTCGTGATGTCATTGAGGATGCCAGGAAGCAGAATCTGTTTTCCGGAAAATCTCCCATTTTATTTATTGATGAAATCCACCGTTTCAATAAATCACAGCAGGATTCATTGCTGCATGCGGTAGAAAAAGGCTGGATTGTTTTAATAGGGGCTACCACTGAGAATCCGAGTTTCGAAGTAGTTTCGGCTTTGCTTTCAAGAAGCCAGGTGTATGTTCTGAAAGCATTGAGCTATGAAAAGCTGGAAGAACTTATTGATATTGCTTCAGAAAGGTATAATAAAGAAGAAGGTACGGATTTTAAAATTCTGGAAAAAGAAGCTTTAATTCAATATTCAGGAGGAGATGCCAGGAAACTGATTAATTCGGTAGAGCTTGTTCTGAACCAGTATAAGGATTCAAAAAGCAAGGAAATCATCAATACCGATGTTCTGGAGGTTCTTCAGGAAACAATGGCACTTTATGACAAAAACGGAGAACAGCATTATGATATTATTTCAGCGTTTATCAAATCAATGCGCGGAAGTGATCCTAATGGCGCAGTATATTGGCTGGCACGGATGATTGCAGGAGGAGAAGATATCAAATTTATTGCAAGACGCATGCTTATTTTAGCAGCTGAAGATATAGGGCTGGCTAACCCTAACGCACTGGTTATTGCCAATAATTGTTTTCAGGCAGTAAATGTTATCGGAAATCCGGAAGCAAGGATTATATTAAGTGAAACAGCAGTGTATCTGGCTGTATCACCCAAAAGTAATTCAACTTATATGGCGATCAACGAGGCGCTGGCATTGGTGAAGCGGACGGGAAACCTTCCGGTACCACTTCATTTGCGAAATGCACCCACGAAGCTGATGAAAGACCTGGACTATGGCAAAGAATATAAATATGCCCACTCTTATGAAGGAAACTTTGTAGATCAGGATTTTCTGCCCGCTGAGATTAAAGATGTGAAGCTTTACGAGCCGGGAAACAATTCCACGGAAAAGAAAATTTACGAAGAGCTCAGGAAGAAATGGAATAATAAATACTAA
- a CDS encoding DUF2339 domain-containing protein, with translation MNELLIIILIIVVFVIFKNLNNKIRNLEKQVTDLNSKINARSIHSEPAEQKAASRQDEPSPAISNNEPLRKVVQFNKNNNEQIPVAEPKDWLRPVLDFLKQNALTVIGIFTLVLGIGYFVKYAIDKNWIGESARAGIGFCTGAGIILTGHFLRKNYATFASIITGGGTAVLYFTATIAFREYHLFTQNTAFGITTLITVISIVLSYYYRSEILIIFSLLGGFSAPLMVSTGQSNYLFLFIYISLLNTGMLAVTFLRHWKSVGWTAFIFTTLYLFTWTSEKTELLSIVFYIITYLIFYLFALQDYIRKNILPVPDILMLALINFTSTIGLVYTFNALKYEPVIIFPLLFAFINTILFFREYTRKSSGTAYSVFAGITVSLATLAIALQFRTHLITSVWAIEASLLLFIWKKTDQKIFKTCFYILFPLVIIAQILTWTEYFNAKNLSIIVNPVFLTSLVTIISTIFNLYLLKATPETEKKDSFWEASTPVISYGIIYTAILLEIIYHISGMSWAAITHIGLLFSLYYIFVILLFRKKQNISNSLQTGFIYIFLFLLTVNASVSSSSVVTDILFKKLSSGFYFVHLLQWIPFIYIVFQVVPSSGFHKQPVSYWILSLAFTIAVSFGLYHLYIFANTQDISQYYVIKKHFNVLYLPIIWAILASIFIYTGLKKNIQEYNKIGFALIGMMVIKLYAYDVWQMDNISRISAFIILGIILLISSFTFQRLKNMVKNMVDKKEKKKESSDPPSG, from the coding sequence ATGAATGAACTGCTCATTATCATATTAATCATAGTTGTTTTTGTCATTTTCAAGAACCTGAATAATAAAATCAGAAATCTTGAAAAACAAGTTACCGATCTTAATTCCAAAATAAATGCCCGGTCCATTCATTCTGAACCCGCCGAGCAGAAAGCCGCTTCACGACAAGATGAACCTTCCCCGGCTATTTCAAATAATGAACCCCTCAGGAAAGTTGTACAATTCAATAAAAACAATAACGAACAGATTCCGGTAGCTGAACCAAAAGATTGGTTACGACCTGTCTTAGATTTCCTTAAGCAGAATGCCCTTACTGTCATCGGGATTTTTACCCTGGTTCTTGGTATAGGTTATTTTGTAAAATATGCTATTGATAAAAACTGGATCGGAGAATCTGCAAGAGCCGGAATAGGATTTTGCACCGGTGCCGGAATTATACTGACCGGTCACTTCCTGAGAAAAAATTATGCAACATTTGCCTCCATTATTACCGGCGGAGGAACTGCCGTCCTATATTTCACAGCAACCATTGCTTTCAGGGAATATCACCTTTTCACCCAGAATACAGCGTTTGGTATCACGACATTAATCACCGTCATTTCCATTGTTCTTTCTTATTATTACAGGAGTGAAATATTGATTATCTTTTCATTGCTGGGAGGATTTTCAGCGCCTTTAATGGTCAGCACAGGACAAAGCAATTACCTTTTCTTATTCATTTACATCAGTCTTTTAAATACAGGAATGCTGGCAGTCACCTTCCTTAGACACTGGAAAAGTGTGGGATGGACTGCTTTTATTTTCACTACCCTCTACCTGTTCACATGGACATCCGAAAAAACAGAGCTTCTCAGCATTGTATTTTATATCATTACTTATCTTATTTTCTACCTCTTTGCCCTTCAGGACTACATCAGGAAAAATATACTTCCGGTTCCGGATATTTTAATGCTGGCGCTAATCAACTTTACCAGCACTATAGGACTTGTGTATACTTTTAATGCATTGAAGTATGAGCCTGTTATTATCTTCCCTCTCCTATTTGCTTTTATCAATACCATTCTTTTTTTCAGGGAATATACAAGAAAGAGCTCCGGAACTGCTTATTCTGTTTTTGCAGGAATCACAGTGAGTTTAGCTACTCTAGCCATTGCTCTTCAGTTCAGGACACATCTCATCACCAGCGTATGGGCCATAGAGGCAAGCTTACTCCTTTTTATATGGAAAAAAACGGATCAGAAAATTTTTAAAACGTGTTTTTACATTCTATTTCCATTGGTGATCATTGCCCAGATTCTGACATGGACAGAATATTTTAATGCTAAAAACCTCAGTATTATAGTAAATCCGGTATTTTTAACGAGCCTGGTAACTATAATTTCAACAATTTTTAATTTATATTTATTAAAAGCCACCCCTGAAACAGAAAAGAAAGACAGCTTTTGGGAAGCTTCCACACCGGTAATCAGCTATGGAATCATTTATACAGCCATCCTGCTGGAAATTATCTATCACATTTCCGGCATGTCCTGGGCTGCAATCACTCATATAGGACTATTGTTCAGTCTGTATTATATTTTTGTTATTTTACTTTTCAGAAAGAAACAAAATATAAGCAATAGTCTTCAGACAGGGTTTATTTATATATTCCTGTTTTTATTAACGGTTAATGCATCTGTCTCTTCTTCATCTGTTGTCACAGACATTCTATTTAAAAAACTTTCATCGGGATTTTATTTTGTACATCTGCTCCAATGGATACCTTTTATATATATAGTCTTCCAGGTTGTTCCTTCCTCAGGGTTTCACAAACAACCCGTTTCCTACTGGATACTGTCTTTAGCCTTCACTATTGCTGTAAGTTTCGGACTTTATCATCTGTATATATTTGCCAATACTCAAGATATTTCACAGTATTATGTGATTAAAAAACATTTTAATGTTCTTTATCTTCCTATCATATGGGCCATCCTTGCCAGCATCTTTATTTATACCGGGTTGAAAAAAAACATTCAGGAATATAATAAAATCGGTTTTGCGCTTATAGGAATGATGGTGATAAAACTGTATGCCTATGATGTATGGCAAATGGATAATATCTCAAGGATAAGTGCATTTATTATTTTAGGAATTATCTTATTAATAAGCTCTTTTACATTTCAGCGCCTTAAGAATATGGTTAAAAATATGGTTGACAAAAAGGAGAAAAAGAAGGAAAGTTCAGACCCTCCGTCCGGCTAA
- the pheA gene encoding prephenate dehydratase codes for MKIAFLGPHASFTQLAAAQLFPEEELVPQASILDCFSAVENGEAVKAVVPLENSIEGTVSMTLDYLYKTPSIKIEAEAVMPIAHHLMIHPENTIQDIEKIYSHPQALAQSFHFLDTHYKEIPRQDFSSTAAAAKYVSENKDLKIAAVANQFAANLYGLEIINRNIQDFEQNHTRFIIISIQKNTYDNSRLETLGEKSGMLITLPEDHPGGLHQVLSVFAWRKMNLSKIESRTLKTGLGNYFFFINVVGPWKEILHDNALKELESINAEVDFLGNYKEFLLES; via the coding sequence ATGAAGATTGCATTTTTGGGACCCCACGCCAGTTTCACCCAGCTTGCTGCCGCACAGCTTTTTCCAGAAGAAGAACTTGTACCACAGGCTAGCATTCTGGATTGTTTCAGTGCTGTGGAAAATGGCGAAGCAGTAAAAGCAGTAGTTCCTTTGGAAAACTCTATAGAAGGAACCGTTTCCATGACATTGGATTATTTATACAAAACCCCCTCCATTAAGATTGAAGCTGAAGCTGTAATGCCTATTGCGCATCATCTGATGATTCATCCGGAAAACACTATACAGGATATTGAAAAAATATATTCGCATCCGCAGGCATTGGCTCAAAGTTTCCATTTTTTGGATACTCACTATAAAGAAATACCAAGACAGGATTTTTCGTCTACAGCAGCAGCGGCCAAATATGTTTCGGAAAATAAGGATCTCAAAATTGCAGCAGTTGCCAATCAGTTTGCTGCCAATTTATATGGATTAGAAATTATTAATCGTAATATTCAGGATTTTGAACAAAATCATACCCGGTTTATTATCATTTCAATACAGAAAAACACATATGATAACAGCAGACTGGAAACTCTAGGCGAAAAGTCAGGGATGCTGATCACTTTGCCGGAAGATCATCCGGGAGGCTTGCATCAGGTATTGTCTGTTTTTGCCTGGAGAAAGATGAATCTTAGTAAAATAGAATCCAGAACTTTAAAAACCGGATTAGGTAATTACTTTTTCTTTATTAATGTTGTTGGCCCATGGAAAGAAATTTTACATGACAATGCACTGAAGGAGCTGGAGTCTATCAATGCCGAAGTGGACTTTTTAGGAAATTATAAAGAATTTCTTTTAGAAAGCTAA
- a CDS encoding acyl-CoA thioesterase produces the protein MIHTTHSIRVRYGETDPMKYVYYGNYAEYFEVARVELFRSIGMSYDEIENQGIWLPVSEYKIKYIRPALYDQKLEIHTYIKKIPGVKIEFEYEIYNEEHIKITEASTTLFFLDAKTNKVIKCPDFLMKLIEENWIRR, from the coding sequence ATGATACACACAACACACTCAATACGAGTACGTTACGGAGAAACAGACCCTATGAAATATGTATACTACGGAAATTATGCCGAGTACTTTGAGGTAGCCAGAGTAGAGCTCTTCCGAAGCATAGGAATGTCCTACGATGAAATTGAAAACCAAGGCATTTGGCTGCCGGTTTCAGAGTATAAAATTAAGTATATCCGGCCGGCTTTATATGATCAAAAATTAGAAATTCATACCTATATTAAAAAAATCCCTGGAGTAAAAATTGAATTTGAATATGAAATTTACAATGAAGAGCATATTAAAATAACGGAAGCTTCCACTACCCTGTTTTTTTTAGATGCAAAAACCAATAAGGTTATCAAATGTCCGGATTTTTTAATGAAGCTTATTGAAGAAAACTGGATAAGGAGATAG
- the dnaA gene encoding chromosomal replication initiator protein DnaA, whose translation MDENLMMIWQRCLQFMRDNLNAAEDNSDLKKLEKSFDLLFDKVQPFSLVDNNLTLMVPSDFYKEYIEDNYLSLLSAALKKNIGKGVKLWYSVMENRPSGLEKPVTMNMKGKSVPTPKVQETMPQGFSSNIVNPFVVPGIKKVNIDSNLKADFSFDNYVEGESNKFAATVARSIAKRPGATAFNPLFLYGGYGVGKTHLGQAVGLEVKNQFPDKVVLYLSSEKFIQQFISAAKAHKQTEFANFYQMVDVLIIDDIQFLSGKSATQDSFFHIFDHLHQNGKQIILTSDKAPADIMDIQDRIVSRFKWGLSAEIKSPDLTTRKKIIENKLSRDGIVLPDDMLEFLAAEAKTNVRELIGIINSVIAYSTIYKTDLSLELLKETINKIAANQKKIINIPYIQEVVCDYFGIKKEQLLSKTRKREIALPRQLAMYFSKEFTNATFTKIGEEMGGKDHSTVMYACDTIKDVSKIDKEVKKYVKDLTERIKS comes from the coding sequence ATGGATGAAAATTTAATGATGATATGGCAGAGGTGTCTTCAGTTTATGCGTGATAATTTGAACGCGGCTGAGGATAATTCTGATTTAAAAAAGCTTGAAAAATCTTTTGATTTATTGTTTGATAAAGTACAGCCATTTTCATTGGTTGATAACAACCTGACCTTGATGGTTCCCAGTGATTTCTATAAAGAATATATAGAAGACAATTACTTATCGCTTCTTTCAGCAGCCCTGAAAAAAAATATTGGAAAAGGCGTTAAATTATGGTATTCAGTAATGGAAAACAGGCCAAGTGGACTGGAGAAACCTGTTACCATGAATATGAAAGGAAAAAGTGTACCGACTCCTAAAGTGCAGGAGACGATGCCGCAAGGATTCTCATCCAATATTGTAAATCCGTTTGTAGTGCCGGGAATCAAGAAAGTAAATATTGATTCTAATTTGAAGGCCGACTTCTCTTTCGATAATTATGTGGAAGGAGAAAGTAATAAATTTGCCGCTACGGTTGCAAGATCAATCGCAAAAAGACCCGGTGCAACAGCTTTTAACCCGTTATTTTTATATGGAGGTTATGGAGTAGGGAAAACCCACTTAGGCCAGGCGGTAGGACTGGAAGTAAAAAACCAGTTTCCTGATAAGGTAGTTCTTTATTTGTCTTCAGAGAAATTTATCCAGCAATTCATCTCTGCTGCGAAAGCTCATAAGCAGACAGAATTTGCCAACTTCTACCAGATGGTGGATGTATTGATTATTGATGATATCCAGTTCTTATCCGGAAAATCTGCTACTCAGGACAGTTTCTTCCATATTTTTGATCACCTGCATCAAAATGGAAAACAAATTATCCTTACGTCAGATAAAGCGCCTGCTGACATCATGGATATTCAGGACAGAATTGTTTCCCGTTTCAAATGGGGACTTTCTGCAGAAATCAAATCTCCTGACCTTACTACACGGAAGAAAATTATTGAGAATAAACTGAGCAGGGACGGAATTGTTCTTCCTGATGATATGCTTGAGTTCCTTGCTGCAGAAGCTAAAACCAATGTAAGAGAACTTATCGGGATTATTAACTCTGTGATTGCTTATTCTACTATTTATAAAACAGATCTTAGCTTAGAATTATTAAAAGAGACTATTAATAAGATTGCTGCCAATCAAAAGAAAATTATCAATATTCCTTATATACAGGAAGTTGTTTGTGATTATTTCGGGATCAAAAAAGAGCAGCTTTTATCTAAAACAAGAAAAAGAGAAATTGCGCTTCCAAGACAGCTGGCTATGTATTTTTCAAAAGAATTTACCAACGCTACCTTTACCAAAATTGGTGAAGAAATGGGAGGAAAAGACCATTCTACTGTAATGTATGCCTGTGATACCATCAAGGATGTATCAAAAATTGATAAAGAAGTCAAGAAGTATGTAAAAGACCTTACAGAAAGAATCAAAAGTTAG
- a CDS encoding low molecular weight protein-tyrosine-phosphatase translates to MNILMICLGNICRSPLAEGIMKTKVPADFLVDSAGTISLHEGEHPDKRAIKTAANHGIDISSQRSRPINRRDFEIFDKIYCMDIDVFEDVISKAKNEAERQKVSLFLEVLGDHKNSEVPDPYWGSMEDFEKVFQLLEKGCNEISNQILK, encoded by the coding sequence ATGAATATATTAATGATCTGTTTAGGAAATATATGCAGAAGCCCTTTGGCAGAGGGAATTATGAAAACCAAGGTTCCGGCTGATTTTCTGGTAGATTCTGCAGGAACCATTTCATTACATGAAGGGGAGCATCCTGATAAAAGGGCAATTAAGACAGCTGCCAATCATGGTATTGATATTTCCAGTCAAAGATCAAGACCGATCAACAGGAGAGACTTTGAAATCTTCGATAAAATATACTGTATGGATATTGATGTATTCGAGGACGTGATTTCCAAAGCTAAAAATGAAGCGGAGCGTCAGAAGGTCTCTTTATTTTTAGAAGTACTGGGGGATCATAAAAATTCAGAAGTGCCTGACCCTTACTGGGGAAGTATGGAAGACTTTGAAAAAGTATTCCAGCTATTGGAAAAAGGCTGCAATGAAATCAGTAACCAGATACTTAAATAA
- a CDS encoding SAM-dependent methyltransferase: MLFLLPAYLSENTPLTHFSPVLKEYIMRTDYFFVENEKTARKVIKFFAPEKKQADLKLFLLDKYTENADIKEAQDLMLKGQDFGLLSEAGLPCIADPGNLIVKWCHEKNVRVIPVSGPSSIILALISSGFNGQEFTFHGYLPIDKGEKKKQIMNLEGLVQKTGYSQIFMETPYRNNQLFEDLCKFLSPNTRLCIAANINDAEHEFIKTKTIKDWQKQRPELHKIPAVFVLGK; the protein is encoded by the coding sequence ATGCTTTTTTTACTCCCTGCTTACTTATCAGAAAATACGCCTCTTACTCATTTTTCTCCTGTTCTGAAAGAATATATCATGCGAACAGATTATTTCTTTGTAGAAAATGAAAAGACCGCAAGAAAGGTAATCAAATTTTTTGCTCCTGAAAAAAAGCAGGCAGATCTGAAACTGTTCTTATTGGATAAATACACTGAAAATGCTGATATCAAAGAAGCTCAAGACCTGATGCTTAAAGGTCAGGATTTTGGGTTGCTTTCAGAAGCCGGCTTACCCTGTATTGCTGATCCGGGAAATCTTATTGTAAAATGGTGCCACGAAAAAAATGTCAGGGTGATTCCTGTTTCAGGACCTTCATCCATTATTCTCGCCTTAATTTCCAGTGGATTCAACGGACAGGAATTTACCTTCCATGGTTACCTTCCTATTGATAAAGGGGAAAAAAAGAAACAGATTATGAATCTGGAAGGGTTGGTCCAGAAAACCGGATATTCACAGATTTTTATGGAGACTCCTTACAGGAACAACCAGCTTTTTGAAGACCTGTGTAAATTCTTATCACCTAATACCAGGCTATGTATAGCTGCTAATATCAATGATGCAGAACATGAATTTATTAAAACAAAAACGATAAAGGACTGGCAGAAACAAAGGCCTGAGCTTCACAAGATTCCGGCAGTATTTGTATTGGGGAAATAA